The following DNA comes from Phytohabitans rumicis.
GCGTGGAGATGTCGTTGCCGAGCTGGGCGGTCTCCGAGGTGAACCGGTCTCCGGTGAGCTGCATACCGTCGCCTGAGTCGCCAGCGAATCGGATGACCACCCGATCAAGCTGGCGGACCTGCTTGGTCACTGACCTCTGCCTCCTTGCGCGCCGACGGCGGCGGGTTCGCACGTCGATGGGCCGGCCCGCTGTTGTATTTCCACCCCTGAGGGTACGTCGAATTCTGGGACCATCCTGACCCCGGGTCGGCCTCGCGGTCACGGGTTATCTTGATCACGGAGTAGGCTCCGGACCGTGGACGGGTATCTCGGGTCGTACGCGACGCTGGGGTTACTGCTGCTCGCGGGGGTGCTGGTCTTCGTCGGGGCGTTTTCGGCCAATCGGCTGCTGCGACCGGCCAATCCGGCCGAGCCGTCCGGCAAGCGCGAGACGTACGAGTGTGGCATCGACCCGGTTGGTAGGGATTGGGCCCAGGCCCAGATCCGCTATTACGTGTATGCCTATCTATATGTCCTGTTTGCCGTGGAGTCCGTTTTTCTCTTCCCCTGGGCGGTGATCTTCGACCGTCCCGGGTTCGGGCTCACCACGGTGGTCGAGATGGCGATCTTCGTGGCGGTGCTCGCCCTCGGCATCCTGTACGCCTGGCGCAAGCGCATCCTCCGCTGGACCTAGCTGCAAGGAAGGGCACCCTGTTAACGCTTTTTGCATAGCAAGGGTCCCCTCCTAACAGTCAGGCGAGGGCGCGGCGGCTCACGGCTGGGGGGCGGTCGCCTCGGATCGAGGCGACCATGTCGAGCACCTGGCGGGTCTCGCGCACCTGGTGGGCGCGGAAGACGCGGGCGCCGAGCCAGGCCGACACCGCGGTCGTCGCGAGCGTGCCGGTGAGCCGCTCGCCCACCGGCACGCCGAGGGTCTCCCCGACGAAGTCCTTGTTCGACAGCGCCACCAGCACCGGCCAGCCCGTCGCGGCCAGCTCGCCCAGCCGCCGTGTGATCTCCAGCGAGTGCCGGGTGTTCTTGCCGAAGTCGTGCGCCGGGTCGATCAGGATGCCGTCGCGACGTACGCCCACCGCACAGGCCCTGTCGGCGAGGCGCGTGACGGTGCTGACCACGTCCGCCACCACGTCGTCGTAGGCGACCCGGTGCGGCCGGGTGCGCGGCCGGAGCCGGCCCGCGTGCGAGCACACCAGGCCCGCGCCGGTGGCCGCGGCGACCTCGGCGAGGGCCGGGTCGGCGCCGGACCAGGTGTCGTTGAGCAGGTCGGCGCCCGCCGGGATGGCCTCCCGGGCCACCTCCGCCCGCCACGTGTCGATGGAGATCACCACGTCGGGGAATTCGGCCCGTACCGCGGCGATGGTGGCCACTGTGCGGTCGATCTCCTCGGCGACGGTGACCTCCGCGCCCGGCCCGGCCTTCACGCCGCCGATGTCGATGATGTCCGCGCCGTCCGCGACGGCCTGCGACACGGCGCGCAGGGCGGCGTCCGCGGCGAAGGTGGCGCCGCGGTCGAAGAAAGAGTCCGGGGTACGGTTCACGATCGCCATCACGGCCAGCTCACCTGGTGGGAACGTGCGGGTACCGAGGCGCAGGTCGCTCACGCGATCACGCTATCCCGGGGTGGCGGGGTCGCCCGGTTCGGCCGACCATGCCACGATCCTTCTATGGGTCAGGTACTCCTCCTCTTGGTCGTGGCGTTGACCGTCGCGGCGGTGGTCTTCGGCGTCACCGTGCTGGTGACGGGCGGGGATCCGGGACTGGGCACAGCCGAGCCGGACGGTCGGGCGGTGCCGCTGCCCGGCACCCGGCCATTGATGGAGGCCGACGTCTCGGCGGTGCGCTTCGACACGACCGTGCGCGGCTACCGGATGGCCCAGGTCGACCAGGCGCTGCGCCGTGCGGCGTACGACATCGGATACAAGGACGAGCTCATCGGCGTGCTGGAGGCGGAGGTCACCGCGCTCCGCGAGGGCCGCTCGAACGACGCGGACGTGCTGCGTCGCGCCCGTGAGGCGGCGTTGGCACCCACCGGCGCGGCGGTTGGCGGGGCGGGCCTCGGGCCGGCGGTCCCGCCCGCGGGCCTCGTCGACCTCGGGGACGTGTCGGGCCCGCCCATCAACTCGGACAATAGCGATAAGACGCCCGTCGTCGTGATCAGCGCGGATGAAGCCGACGAAGCGGACGAGGCGAGCGACGCCGAGCCGGACGGGATCGACGACGAGGTCGACACGGACACCGAGCCCGAGGCCGATGACGACGCGGTCGAGGACGGCGAGGATGGGGAGGACGGCGAGCCCGAGGACGACGTCGACACCGACGTCCGGGCCAAGCTTCCGGATCGAGATGAGCGGGCATGAGTGAGGCGGGTGAGCTGCGGGCGGCCGCGCAGCCCGGTGCGGGCGAGGTCACCGCGACGGTGATCGTGAACGCGCCGGCCGCGGCGGTCTTCGCGGCGTTCACCGCGTGGGAGCGGCAGTCGGACTGGATCCCGTTCACGAAGGTGCGCGTGGTCGAGGGCAACGGCGGCGAGGGCAGCCTGGTCGAGGCGGTCACCGCGGTCGGCCCGGCCGTGCTGCGCGACGAGATGCGCGTCGTCCGGCTCGACCCGCCGTACGAGGTGCGCGTGGTCCACTGCGGC
Coding sequences within:
- a CDS encoding SRPBCC family protein, giving the protein MSEAGELRAAAQPGAGEVTATVIVNAPAAAVFAAFTAWERQSDWIPFTKVRVVEGNGGEGSLVEAVTAVGPAVLRDEMRVVRLDPPYEVRVVHCGRLLRGPGVLRCTPMGSDRTQVVWHEWFHLPGGVAGRVAWPLLWPGSKVSLTQALKKFARLVEAGQI
- the folP gene encoding dihydropteroate synthase — encoded protein: MAIVNRTPDSFFDRGATFAADAALRAVSQAVADGADIIDIGGVKAGPGAEVTVAEEIDRTVATIAAVRAEFPDVVISIDTWRAEVAREAIPAGADLLNDTWSGADPALAEVAAATGAGLVCSHAGRLRPRTRPHRVAYDDVVADVVSTVTRLADRACAVGVRRDGILIDPAHDFGKNTRHSLEITRRLGELAATGWPVLVALSNKDFVGETLGVPVGERLTGTLATTAVSAWLGARVFRAHQVRETRQVLDMVASIRGDRPPAVSRRALA
- the ndhC gene encoding NADH-quinone oxidoreductase subunit A, producing the protein MDGYLGSYATLGLLLLAGVLVFVGAFSANRLLRPANPAEPSGKRETYECGIDPVGRDWAQAQIRYYVYAYLYVLFAVESVFLFPWAVIFDRPGFGLTTVVEMAIFVAVLALGILYAWRKRILRWT
- a CDS encoding DivIVA domain-containing protein, translated to MGQVLLLLVVALTVAAVVFGVTVLVTGGDPGLGTAEPDGRAVPLPGTRPLMEADVSAVRFDTTVRGYRMAQVDQALRRAAYDIGYKDELIGVLEAEVTALREGRSNDADVLRRAREAALAPTGAAVGGAGLGPAVPPAGLVDLGDVSGPPINSDNSDKTPVVVISADEADEADEASDAEPDGIDDEVDTDTEPEADDDAVEDGEDGEDGEPEDDVDTDVRAKLPDRDERA